One Amphiprion ocellaris isolate individual 3 ecotype Okinawa chromosome 5, ASM2253959v1, whole genome shotgun sequence genomic region harbors:
- the LOC111583119 gene encoding transcriptional repressor scratch 1-like, which produces MPRSFLVKQPKVHDFSSSNYYHQDQQEQQHWDDSYTVTHAITESATNLAVRLSENGYIQDYVIPSVLQSTKESSHEQTGLSSGPLYSSGSSSGEEFSDHDMEQPDSPVSSATVESDSSGPELEACTISAFLISDGRSRRRPNQRCPRKGGSYSDGSEGIDSADCSPIKGKSKGRHMCSECGKSYATSSNLSRHKQTHRSLDSQQARKCPTCHKVYVSMPALAMHMLTHDLKHECTVCGKAFSRPWLLQGHMRSHTGEKPFACAHCGKAFADRSNLRAHMQTHSAFKHYSCKRCQKSFALKSYLNKHYESACFKGQHVEDDCSSED; this is translated from the exons atgccacGCTCCTTTTTGGTGAAGCAGCCGAAGGTTCACGATTTCTCGTCTTCCAACTACTATCACCAGgaccagcaggagcagcagcactGGGACGACTCTTACACTGTGACACATGCCATCACTGAGTCGGCCACCAACTTGGCGGTGCGTCTGAGTGAAAACG gCTACATCCAGGATTACGTCATCCCCTCAGTGTTGCAGAGCACAAAGGAGTCAAGTCATGAGCAGACCGGGCTCTCCTCAGGGCCCCTGTACTCCTCGGGGAGCAGCAGTGGGGAAGAGTTTTCCGACCACGACATGGAGCAACCGGACAGCCCCGTTTCTAGCGCCACAGTCGAGTCGGACAGCAGCGGTCCAGAGCTGGAGGCCTGCACCATCAGCGCCTTCCTCATTTCCGACGGCCGCTCCCGCCGGAGGCCCAACCAGAGGTGTCCTCGCAAGGGAGGCAGCTACTCGGACGGCAGCGAGGGCATCGACTCGGCGGACTGCAGCCCCATCAAGGGGAAATCCAAAGGGCGCCACATGTGCAGCGAGTGTGGAAAGTCTTACGCCACGTCGTCCAATCTGAGCAGGCACAAGCAGACTCACCGGAGCCTGGACAGCCAGCAGGCCAGGAAGTGTCCCACCTGCCACAAGGTGTACGTGTCCATGCCGGCGCTGGCCATGCACATGTTGACCCACGACCTGAAGCACGAGTGCACTGTGTGCGGCAAAGCCTTCAGCCGGCCGTGGCTcctgcagggccacatgaggTCTCACACCGGGGAGAAGCCGTTCGCCTGCGCCCACTGTGGCAAAGCCTTCGCCGACCGCTCCAACCTGCGCGCCCACATGCAGACGCACTCGGCCTTCAAGCACTACTCCTGCAAACGCTGCCAAAAAAGCTTTGCACTCAAGTCCTACCTGAACAAGCACTACGAGTCGGCCTGCTTCAAAGGGCAACACGTGGAGGACGACTGCAGCTCCGAGGACTGA